A window from Mus caroli chromosome 2, CAROLI_EIJ_v1.1, whole genome shotgun sequence encodes these proteins:
- the LOC110289928 gene encoding olfactory receptor 4K14-like produces MDGDNQTVVSEFILWGLAHSKNIQVLLFVIFLMLYLLIMSGNIVILTLITTDPHLHSPMYFLLANLSFVDMWLSTNTTPKMITDFLREIKIISFAGCMSQVFFSHCIAAGEMVLLVVMAYDRYVAICKPLHYFTIMNLKRCSSLVLTSWTIGFIHGIIYIVVIVHLPFCGPNEIDSFFCDMPLVIKLACMDYHYLNTLMNADCGLVAITCFILLLTSYTYILMTVCKSSKAGASKAMNTCTAHITVVLIFFVPCIFIYVWPLNITWLDKFFAVFYSVFTPLLNPAIYTLRNKEMKNAMKRFIGNFLGPKVNS; encoded by the coding sequence ATGGATGGAGATAATCAGACTGTGGTGTCAGAATTTATACTCTGGGGACTTGCCCATTCAAAGAATATTCAGGTCTTGCTATTTGTGATATTTCTGATGCTTTATCTTCTCATCATGTCTGGAAATATTGTCATCCTGACCTTAATCACCACTGACCCCCATCTGCATTCCCCCATGTACTTCTTGCTGGCCAACCTGTCTTTTGTTGACATGTGGCTCTCCACAAACACCACTCCTAAGATGATCACAGATTTTCTCAGGGAAATCAAGATCATTTCCTTTGCAGGATGTATGTCCCAGGTCTTCTTTTCCCATTGCATTGCCGCAGGAGAAATGGTGCTGTTGGTGGTAATGGCTTATGACCggtatgtggccatctgcaagcCACTCCATTACTTCACCATCATGAACCTTAAGAGATGCAGTAGTTTGGTGTTGACTTCCTGGACAATTGGCTTTATACATGGTATAATTTACATAGTAGTGATTGTTCATCTTCCTTTTTGTGGTCCCAATGAAATAGACAGTTTCTTCTGTGACATGCCACTGGTAATAAAACTTGCATGCATGGATTATCATTATTTAAATACCTTAATGAATGCTGACTGTGGACTTGTGGCTATAACTTGCTTTATTCTGTTGCTTACTTCCTACACATATATTCTTATGACTGTATGTAAGAGCTCTAAAGCTGGTGCATCTAAGGCAATGAACACCTGCACTGCCCACATTACAGTAGTGCTAATCTTTTTTGTGCCCTGCATCTTCATTTATGTGTGGCCTCTCAATATCACCTGGTTGGACAAATTTTTTGCAGTGTTTTACTCTGTTTTTACACCCCTCCTAAATCCAGCCATTTATACACTgagaaataaagagatgaaaaatGCTATGAAAAGGTTCATAGGCAACTTTCTGGGTCCCAAAGTAAATTCCTAA